GGCGTCGCTCGGCAACGCCATGGAATGGTTCGACTTCGGCATCTACTCGTACCTCGCCGTCACCCTGGGCCACGTCTTCTTCCCGTCCGGGAGCGACACCACCCAGTTGTTGTCCTCGTTCGCCACCTTCGCCGTGGCCTTCCTGGTCAGGCCCCTCGGCGGAATGTTCTTCGGCCCGATGGGCGACCGGCTCGGCCGCAAGAAGGTCCTGGCGCTCACCATGATCATGATGGCGGTCGGGACGTTCGCCATCGGTCTCATCCCCTCGCACGACACGATCGGCGTGTGGGCCCCGGTCCTGCTGATCGTCTTCCGCATGCTCCAGGGCTTCTCGACCGGCGGTGAGTACGGCGGCGCCTCCACCTTCATCGCCGAGTACGCCCCCGACAAGCGGCGCGGCTTCTTCGGCAGCTTCCTCGAATTCGGCACCCTGGCCGGCTACGTCGGCGCGGCCGGCCTCGTCACCGCGCTGTACGCCGTGCTCGACGACCCGCAGATGGAGGCCTGGGGCTGGCGCATCCCGTTCCTCGTCGCCGGACCCCTCGGCCTGGTCGGCCTGTACCTGCGCCTGCGCCTCGACGAGACCCCGGCCTTCCAGAAGTTGGAGGGCGGCAAGGCGCACGCCACCGAGGCCGCCGACCGCGTGGAGACGACCACCAAGGGCGACCTCGCGAAGATCTTCCGCCAGTACTGGCCGACGCTGATCCTCTGCGTCTGCCTGGTCGGCGCGTACAACATCACCGACTACATGCTCCTGTCGTACATGCCGACCTACCTGTCGGACGAACTCGGCTACAGCGAGACGCACGGCCTGCTCATCCTGCTCGGCGTGATGGTCTTCCTGATGCTCCTCATCAGCCAGGTCGGCAAGCTCTCCGACCGGTTCGGCCGCAAGCCGCTGCTGATGGCGGGCATGGTGGGCTTCTTCGTGCTGTCGCTCCCCTCCTTCCTCCTGATCCGCCAGGGCGGCATCCCGGCGATCACCCTCGGCATGCTGATGCTGGGACTCTCCCTCGTCTGCCTGCTCGGCACGATGTCCGCCGCCCTCCCGGCCCTCTTCCCGACGCAGGTCCGCTACGGCTCGCTGTCCGTGGGCTACAACCTGTCGGCGTCGATCTTCGGGGGCACGACCCCGCTGGTGATCACGGCCCTGATCAGCTGGAGCGGCACGAACCTCATGCCGGCCTACTACGCGATGGCCGCGGCCCTCGTCGGCATCATCGCCGTCGCCTGCATGAAGGAGACCGCGCAGAAGCCGCTGGACGGCTCACCGCCCTCCGTCGAGACGCCGGAGGAGGCCGCGGAACTGTGCGCGGCCCAGTCACCCGACCCGAAGTTCTGACGCCGGGCTCCGCTCTCCGGCCTTCGGGACAAGGAACGGCCCGTACCGCTTCGACGAAGCGGTACGGGCCGTTCCGCGCCGTTCGGGCGCCGGGCGCCTCGCGTCAGCGGCGCGGGCCCTTCCCGCCCTCACCCCGACGGGAGGTGTCCCTGCCCTGCTCGTAGCGGACCTGCTCCTTGCGGACGGTGCCGGAGACCTCCTGCTGCTCCGTGACCCGCTCCGTCTCCAGACGCACGCGCTCCACGGGCACGGTCTCCTTGCGGGTCACCGCGCGCTCGGCGTGCAGGGTCACCTCCGTCTCGGCCTCGCCGATGGCGCCGCCGCGCACCCGCTCCCCGCCACGGACCGGTTCGCGTACGACACGGACCTCCTCGTGGCTGACGGGGACCGTGGTGGCGACGTTCTCGGTGACGACGACCTTCTTCAGTCGGGCGCGCCCGACCTCCTCGTTCGTGGTCCCCACGCGCAGCCGCTCCTCGGAGCGGATCAGCTCCTCGTCCCCGCCGCGGCCCTCGTCCCGGTCGTCGACGTACGTCCCCGTGGCGATGCCGGGGGCGTCCACGGAGGTGCGGTGGGCCTTGCCGTTGCCCTTGCCCTTCGCCTTGCCGTCGCCGTGGGAGGCCGCGGCCGCGGGGGACAGGCCGTAGTGCCGGTAGAGCCTGTGCTCCTCGTCGGAGTCGAGGTGTTGGTCGGCGTCGACCCGCGGGGCGTCCTTGACGACGTCCTTGGCGTGCGGGACGTGCAGGCCCTCGCCGTCGCTGCGGGCGCCCGCGAGGGGAACGAACGACTCCTTCATGCCGAACCAGCCGGTCTTGACGGTGACCCATTCCGGCCGGCCCGTCGCGTCGTCGCGGTAGACCTGACCGATGCTGCCGATCTTCTCCCCGTCGGCGTCGTAGGCCGTCAGGGTCAACAGCTGCTCGGTGCTCAGGAAACCGTTTCCAGCGCTCATCGGTGAATCCTCCAGTGCGGTTCGGCACGCGGCGCGCGGCGACCTCGTTGTCCCGCGCTCACCCCGTGCCCCCCTCCAGACCGCACCCTGAGCCGTGCCGCCGCAACCGGTCGGGGCGGTACGGGACGGCCGCCGGACGGCCGGAACCGCTGTGTGACCGGGGCGTCACCCCCGGCGACCCGTCTACTCCGAACGGGTGGCCCGGGCACAGGTCCGCGCGGCCGGCCGCGCGTCCCCGTCGGCGTGCAGATCCAGGGCGCTCAACAGGGCGATGTAGTCGTCGGGGTCGGTGGCGCGGGAGGCGACCGTCCTGCGGGCCCGCTCGCGCCGACCGTCGCCGTCGGCTTCGGGGAAGTCGTCTGTGCGGAGGTCGTGGTTCATGACAGCCGATACGACCACACTCCGGGGCCCGCGGTACAACCGGGGCCGATCGGCCTGCGTGATCCCCCGATTATTGGGGAGGCGCCCCAGGGAACGGCAGCGCCGCCACGACCGGGCGGCGCATCGAGGAAAGGACGTGCTCATGAGCGAATCCGACGCCCGAGGCGACGACGTCTACCAGCCCCAGCCCGACGACGAGCGTTCCGAAGAACCGGACATGGACCACAGCGTCGGGGAACTCGACACCGACGCCCGCCTCGACCAGGGGTACTCGCCGCCCGAGCGGCCCTACGCGAGCGACCGCCACGCCACCACCGGCGAGGAACAGCAGCAGGGCGAGAGCCTCGACGAGCGTCTCGCCCGCGAGGTACCCGACGTGCGGCCCCCGGCGGGGGACGGCATCGGAGACCTGGACGGCGGGGAGGGCGAGCCCGTCGACCCGCAGGCGGGCGACGCCCGCGCCGGCCGGTTGGCCCCCGCCACGGACTCCCCGCGGGAGAACAACGTCCTGGCCCACGACGTGGGCGTCGACGCCGGCGCCGCCTCGGCCGAGGAAGCCGCGGTGCACGTCATCGAGGACCCGGAGGAGGAGCCGCGGTAGCCCGACCGCTCGACTCCCTCCGGCAGAGAACACGCACGACAGCCCACGAGACACCACGAGACGCCAGGAGACACACCATGGCCGAGAAGGAATCCACCAAGCCCACCCCTCCGTCGCAGGCACCCGGGGAGAGCGGCGACCCGCAGGCCCGGAAGGAAGCGGAGGAGGCGGTCGTTCCCGGCACCGGGAAGGACGAGGGCGGCGAGGCCGATCCGTCGAACAGCGGCGCGCGCCGCCGTGCGCCCGGTCCCGTGAAGTCCGACCGAAAGGGCGAGTAGCCGGTCCGCCTGCCCCCGCCCCTCGAGCCCCCGACCCCCGACCGACTCCCGTTCACCCGGCCCCGGCCCGCCCGCCTCAGGCAGTCGGGTCGAGTACCCGGTGTCCCCGGCGGAGTTCGGCGAACAGCCGGCCCGCGTCGGTGAGGAGCGTGCCCTGAAGGGTGAAGACCGCCGGATGGGCGTCGGGGGCGTTCAGGGCTTCCTTCTGGGCGTGGTCGAACTCGGCGGTCGTCCGGTCGAGGATCTCACCGAGCAGCCGGGGCTCGGTCCGGACGGTCCGGCCGATGTGCTCCAGGGCGTCGGCCGCCGTGCGCAACAACGAGGCGTACGCGGTGCGGAACGAAGCGGGGACGGCGTCCAGTTCGCCGTTGTCGAGGGCGTAGTGGAGGCTGCGGCTGATGGACCGTACGTGGTCGAGGCCGCGCTGGGCCACGTCGACCGCTTCCTGGGCCCGGGGGAGTGCCTCCGCCGCGCCGGCGATGCTCCGGCGCGGATTGAGCCGGCCGTTCTCCGTCTCGGCGTCGATGGCGTGCCGGATCCGGTCGGCGTCCGCGGACAGCCGCCGCCAGTCGTGGCGCAACTGTTCCACGCGGGCCGCGTCCGCGTTCTCGGCCTCGATCGTGTCTGCCAGTACGTTCACGCGCCGGCGGACACCCTCGTACAGGTCGGCCACGGCCTCCTGCCGGTGGCGGGTGTGCCGGGCGGGCGCGAGGACGAGGTGGGCGGTGAGCCCGCAGAGCGCGCCGATGACGACGGAGGCGACGAGATGGCCGATGTAGTCGATCCTGCCCTGCCCGGAGGAGAAGGCGAAGAAGCCCACGATCGCGACCTGGGTGCCCTGTTCGCCGAGGCGCCGGACGCGGCCGAGCGCGAGTGCGGCGAGGGTGAGTACCCCGAAGGTCCAGCCATGGATGCCGACGGCGGCCGCCAACGAGGCGGCGAGGGCCGCCCCGACCGTCATCGCGATCAGGTACTGCGCGCAGTGCCGCACCGAGCGGTACACCGTCGTCTGGAGTGCCACCAGCGCGGTGAACGGGGCGAACGTGGCCACCGCGGACGGCAGGAAGTGACGTGCCAACATCCACGCCCCCATGGCCGCCACCACGGTCTTCGCACCCAGCACCAGGACGTCGCGCTCGCTTCCCTGATGAAGCACCCCGCGCCGGACACGTCCGGCGACCTCCTTACACGTCGCCCTCACCGCTCCGGGCAGTTCGTCCCACTCGGGCATCCGTCACCTCCGACGTGGCGTATGCCCAACCGGGTCGCCGCAAACGTGACGGTCACCGCGCTGCGAAAGGGGGTTGACGGTCGGGCTTCGGGACACACGGCCGACGTGCTGAAGATACTTCCGGTGGCCCTCCTCGCCACGTTCGCGGCGGGTGCCTGCGTCGCCGCCGTCCTGGTCTCGCCGTGGTGGTGGGCGGCCGCCGTCCCCCTGCTCCCGCTCGTGGCGGTCGCCGTCCACGACCTGGCGCAACGCCGGCATTCCCTGCTGCGGAACCATCCGCTGCTCGGGCACCTGCGCTACGCGCTGGAGGCGCTGCGGCCGGAGCTCCAGCAGTACTTCATCGAGCGGAACTTCGACGGCCGCCCCTTCGACCGCGACACCCGCAGCATCGTCTACGAGCGCGCCAAGGGAACCGACGCGGAGGAGCCGTTCGGCACCGAACGCGACCTCTACCGGTCCGGCAGCGAGTACCTCACCCCGTCCATGGCCCCCCGACCGGTGCGCACCGACACGCCCCGGGTCCGGATCGGCGGCCCCGACTGCACCCGGCCCTACGACATGGCCCTGCTCAACGTCTCGGCCATGAGCTTCGGTTCGCTGTCCGCCAATGCCGTCCTCGCCCTCAACACGGGTGCCCGGCACGGCGGCTTCGCCCACGACACCGGCGAGGGCGGTCTTTCCGAGTACCACCTGCGCCCCGGCGGGGACCTCGTCTGGGAGATCGGTACCGGTTACTTCGGTTGCCGGACGGACGACGGGCACTTCGACGAGCGGCAGTTCGCGGAGAAGGCCGCTTACGAGAACGTCAAGTGCCTGTCGCTGAAGATCAGTCAGGGCGCCAAGCCCGGTATCGGCGGGGTGCTGCCGGGCGCCAAGGTGAACGCGGAGATCGCGAAGGTGCGCGGTGTCCCCGAGGGCGAGACGGTGATCTCGCCGCCCTTCCACCGCGTCTACTCCACTCCCCGCGAACTGGTGCGCTTCCTCGCCCGGATGCGCGAGTTGGCCGGCGGCAAGCCCGTCGGGTTCAAGCTGTGCGTCGGATCGCGCCGCGAGTTCCTCGCCGTGTGCAAGGCGATGCTGGAGGAGGACACCACCCCCGACTTCATCGTGGTCGACGGCGCCGAGGGCGGAACGGGCGCGGCGCCACTGGAGTTCGCCGACCACATGGGCCTGCCGCTCGGCGAAGGACTGATGACCGTCCACAACGCCCTCGTGGGCGTCGGGCTCCGCGACCGGATCCGGATCGGCGCCGCGGGCAAGGTCGCCACCGGAAGCGACCTCGTCAAACGACTCCTCCAGGGCGCCGACTACACCAATGCCGCCCGCGCCATGATGTTCGCGATCGGTTGCATCCAGGCGCAGCGCTGCCACACCAACACCTGCCCCGTCGGAGTGGCGACCCAGGACGAGCGGCGGGCCCGCGCCGTCGACGTCGGCGACAAGTCCCGGCGCGTCGAGCGCTACCAGGAGGCCACCGTCAAGAGCGCCCTCCAGATCATGGCGGCGATGGGCGTCGACGAGCCGTCCGGGCTGCGCCCGCACCAACTGCTGCAACGGGTGGACCCGCACACCGTGCGTTCCTACGCGGAACTCCACGAATGGCTCACCCCCGGACAACTTCTCGCATCAGCGCCCGAGAGCTGGGCATCCGACTGGCGGGCGGCCGACGCGGACCGCTTCACCCACTGACCGGCACCACCCACCGACCCGGCACCACCCACCGACCCGGCACTCGCGCAGAGGGCCGTACCCGACCGAAGGGGCACTCCTGTGGCACGCACCGTCGCCCATGTGATCGTCGACGCACTCAAGGACCTGGGCGTCCGGCACGTCTTCGGGGTCGTCGGGGACGCCCTCAACCCGCTGACCGACGCGATCCGCACCACGGACGACCTGAGCTGGGTCGGCTGCCGCCACGAGGAGGCCGCCGCCTTCGCCGCAGGGGCGCAATCCCAGCTCTCCGGCACCCTCGGCGTGTGCATGGGCACGGTGGGGCCCGGCTCCGTGCACCTCCTCAACGGGCTCTACGACGCCGCCAAGAGCCACGCCCCCGTCCTCGCGATATGTGGCCAGGTACCCCTCGCCGAGATCGGCAGCGACTACTTCCAGGAAGTCGACAACGACCTGCTCTTCCGCGACGTGGCCGTCTACCGGGCCACCGTCACCTCCCCGGACCAGATGCCCCGGATGCTGGAGTCCGCTGTACGCGCCGCCATCAGCCAGGGCGGGGTGGCCGTCCTGACCGTCCCAGGCGACCTGGGGGACCGGGAACTGACCGAGGACCGTCCCACGCGCTTCGCCCTCGACCGCGCCGTCACCCGCCCCGACGACCCGGCCCTCGCCGAGGCCGCGGAACTCCTCAACGCCGCCTCCCGCGTCACCCTGCTGGTGGGACGCGGGGCCCGCGACGCCCGTACCGAGGTACTCGGGGCGGCCGAGCTGCTCTCCGCCCCCATGGTCCTCACGCTGAAGGCGAAGGAGGGCTTCGAGGACGACAACGCCTACCAGGTCGGCCAGACCGGCCTGATCGGCAACCCCGCGGCCTCCCACGCCCTCGACCGCGGCGACGCGCTCCTCATGCTGGGCACCGACTTCCCCTACCGCGACTGGTACCCGAAGGACTGCAAGGTGGTCCAGATCGACACCCGGGAAGAGCACCTGGGGCGCCGGGTACCCGTGGACGTGGGCCTCGCCGGCGACGTGGGCGCCACGCTGCGCGCCCTGCTCCCGCTGCTGAACCGCGTCCCCGACCGTACGCACCTCGACGACGCCCGGGACCGCTTCACCCGCTGGGAGGAAGGTCAGCAGCGCCTGGCCGACCCCGCCCACGAGCACCGCTGGACCGGCAAACTGCGGGCGGCGCTGGACAACCGGGACCACGAGATCCGGCCCGAGGCGCTGGCCGCCGCGGTGGACCGGTACGCCGACGAGGACGCCGTCTTCACCTCCGACACCGGCATGGCCACGGTCTGGCTCTCCCGTTTCGTCACGATGCGCGGAGACCGGCGCCTGATCGGCTCGTACAACCTCGGCTCGATGGCCAACGCCATGCCCCAGGCGCTCGGGGCCCAGCTCTGGGCGCCCGACCGCCAGATCGTCGCCTTCTGCGGCGACGGCGGACTGAGCATGCTGCTCGGTGACCTCATGACGATCAAGACGTACCGGCTGCCGGTGAAGCTCGTCGTGTTCGACAACCGACGCCTCGGCATGGTCAAACTCGAACAGGAACAGGCGGGCCTCCCCGAGTTCGGCACGGAGCTCGACAACCCCGACTTCGCGGCCGTGGCCACCGCGCTCGGCCTCACCGGCATCCGTGTCACCGACCCGGACGATCTCCACGACAGCGTGCGCCGGGCGTTCGAGACCCCGGGTCCCGTCCTGCTGGACGTGCTGACCAACCCCGAGGAAGTGGCCGTGCCGGGCAAGCCGACCGTGAGCCAGGGTTGGGGCTACGCCATCGCCAAGGTCAAGGAGATCCTTCCGAGCCGCGAGAGCTGACCCCGCGATACCTCGCGGGGCCGTCCGGGTGACTCTCGCCGCAGGGGCCGTACGCGGCCCGCCGGCGGGAGCCCCGCCGGGAAACATGGCCGCGTCCCCTCGGCGTGAGGGGCGACCAGGAAAGAGGATCCATGTCCGAACTGTGGAGCTACGGCCCCGACTCCCGCTACCCGGTCGGCGCCGTGCTGATCGGCTTCAAGGTGGAGGCCGCCGACGGTCACATCGGCAAGGTCGACTCGCACACCGAGGACGTCGGGTCCTCGTACATCGTCGTGGACACCGGGCCGTGGATCTTCGGCAAGGAGGTCCTCCTGCCCGCGGGGACGATCGAGCGCGTGGACATGGAGGGGGAGAAGATCCGGGTGAGCCGCACCAAGGAACAGATCAAGAACGCACCCGAGTACGACAAGGACAAGCACCGGGGTGACGCCGCCTACCGGAGCCGGGTCGCCGACTACTACGGTCGCGACCAGGGCTGACGCCGCCGCCCCGGGCACCGGCGACACGCGGCCCGGCCGGCCGGTTCACGATTCCGTCGCCCGGGGTAGCCTCGCACCGGACGCGCTGCCCGGGATCGGGCAGCGGACGGCTTGTCGTGTGGAGCGACCGGGATCCGGCGCGTTAAGGGGTCGCAGGTGGAGCAAGGCGTGGTGGTGCTGCCGGACGACGGCGGGGTCCGTGTGATCACGTGCGTGGGGGAGTTCGATCAGGACACCCTGGGACCGCTGACCGCGGCGAGCGCGGCGGCCGTCGCCGATCCGTCCCTGCGGCGGATCGTGCTGGACGTCCGCGAGGTCACGTTCGCCGACTCCTCGTTGCTCAACCACATGGTGATCCTGCTGCGCAGCGGCCGCCTGGTCCTCGCCGGTCCGGTACCGCCCCGGCTGGAGCGGCTCCTGGAACTCACCGAGGCCCGCGCGTTGTTCACCATCACCGACGGCTTGGACGAGGCGCGCGCCATGTGAGCCGCCGCCCCGAGGACGGCGGCTCAGGTCTGGAGCGTCGCGGCGGCGAGGTCCGAATGGACGGTGACGACCTGGTCCGCGCCGGTGACCTCCAACAGCCGCCCGAGTTGACGGGAGGGTGCGGCGATCCGCAGGTCGGTGAGTTGCCGCACGCGCAGCAGCACGCTCAGGCACGTGGAATCCGCGAAGGAGACGCCCCGCGCGTCCAGGATCACGATGTGGTGGGAGGCCGCGGCCTGACTGAGTGCCGCTTCCAGCGGAGGGAGTGTTTCGAGGTCCAGCTCCCCGCGCGCCTCGACCACCCAGGCCGCTCCCGAGGCGTGCTGGTAACCCAGGGGGCCGTGCGACGCGCCCGCTCCGGTCGCGTCCGCTTCGATCGGTCCGCTCATCATGTCGTCTCCCAAGGCAACTCCCTCAGCGGCGAGCACGCCCGAGGACCGCACGCGTGCTCAGGTCTCGAACGATGGGGGCGGGGCACGGCCTCAGGCCGCCGCGGAGCGCGACTCGGCGGCCGGTTGGCGTTCCTTCGCCGTCAACCCGCCCCAGACCCCGTACGGTTCCGCGACCCTCAGGGCGTGCTCCAGACAGCGGGCCCGCACGGGGCAGGCCGCGCACACGGCCTTGGCCGCTTCCTCGCGCATCGCCCGGTCCGGTCCTCGTTCGCCGTCCGGGTGGAAGAACGCCTCCGAGCCCAGACCGCGGCACGCGGCCTCCATCTGCCAGATCCAGTGGTGCTCCGCCCGCCCGGGCAGATGTGACACCTTCGCCATCCCCATTGCTCTCCCACAGCCGCGTCCATCGAACACATTCCTCAAGGGCCGTCTGACCGCAAAGACTTGTTCGAAACGTGAGGCGGGGTCCGGCGCCGAGATCCACCGGTGTTCCGCCTCGGCACCGCCGGAGGTCGGGGGCGGGGCGCCGGGAGTCCGTCGTCACTGGTGGCGCGCCGTGTCACCGCACCGCCGTAAGTCCGCCGATCGCGGGTAGGCGGGATTCATGACTGCCATCGCATACGCCACCGAGATCCCCTCCGACATCGCCACCGGCGCGCTCGCGGCCGAGGGCCAGGGCTCGCTGTACCTCGTCATCGCCGGCGTGGTCCTGGTCGTCCTGCTGATCGGCGCCTTCTGGTACGGCAGCCGACGCAACGTACGGCGCGCGGCCCCGGCCCAGCCGACCGAGCAGCCCCCCGCGGCGCGAGGACGCGAGGACTCCTGGCAGACCCCGGGGGAGGCCGCGGGAGGCACCGACCCCCGCCCGTGAGCCCTGCCCGCCCCTCTCCTGCCCGCCCGGCCCCGCGCGCCGGGCGGTCGCCGCGCGGGCCGCGTCCGCCCGCGGAACGGGGTCGCGGCGCTCACGCGGCTCCCGTCCGGGGGGCGAGGCGCCCGTAGGGGCGCCGTGAGGTCACATGGGGTCCATGGTCCCGGCGCCCGGGCCGTTCTCCTGCTCGCTCTTCTCGCGAATGTGCAGGGCCTTCTCCGTCAGCCGCTGCCGTTCCGCCGGATCCGTGGCCCGCTGGGCCGCCTGCTCCAGTTCCTGGGCCTTGTCACGCATCTGCCGTGTTCGCGCGCTCGGCCGGCTCTCATTGCCCATGATCCCTCCTCGGGTCGGGGGACTGCGTCGGGGAGTACCGCTGTCCCCCCAGCCAAACAGTGCTCGAGCGCGTCCGCCACCCTGGCGGGCGGACGCCCCGACTCACGGCTCCCGCCGCCTGCCGGGCCGGCGCGGCAGCTCGTCGTGCAGGAGCCGGCCGACGAGCGCGCCGCCGAACGGCGTCCGCCGCGGACACGACGACCAGCAGCGGTACCAGCGTCAGGAACCCGAGGGCGGCGAACCCGAGCGATCGTTGCCACAGCTCCAGCTCGCGCACGCGCCCCCACCGGCGCCCCGCCCGCGCGCGCCGGATCGCACTGCGCAGCCGTCCCGCGGCCGACAGCCGCCCGGCCCCCTCAGAGCCGTTCATCGCGGCAGGGGGGCGTCAGGCGCCTCGTCCGCGGGCGGGGCGAGGAGACGTGGGGTTCGAGGTGGGTGTGACGAGCATGGCCGCTCCAACCGCTGCTCCCACCGTAGGACCGGGGGACGGATGTGGCACACGCTGAGGGCCGGCCCATCATGGGAGGGCGGGACGGGCCGCACGGTCATGCGGCCGGGTCGCGCTCCCGGCAGCGCGCCGACCGGAGGTGACGCCATGGACACGGACATCGACGAATCACGCAGGGACGAGTCACGCAGGGCGTGGCTCATGATCTTCGGCATCCTCGCCGTGATCTTCGCCGACCTCCTGGCGATCATCCTGATGAACACCGTCGGCAGGTAGGTCGTCCCCGGATGAGGGGGGTCAGGCGGGCTGCGGGGTGAGGCGCTTGAGCCCCTTGCGGTCGTAGTACCCGGTCATGGCGAAACCGAAGAGCAGGGCGAGGGTCACGCCGACCGCGATCATGATCCAGGAGCGGGTCAGCCCGGCGTCGCCCCGGGCGTCGAAGTAGAGGATGGCCCGCACCCCGTCGCTGAGCTGCCGCATGGGTTCGAAGTGCGACAGGAAGCGGTAGAAGCCGGGCACCGCCTGGAGCGGCACCGTGGCGCCCGACGAGGGCAGGCCCAGCACGATGAACACGAACATCGACACCAATTGGCCGATCCCGCCGAACGCGGCGTTGATCGCCTGTACGCCGAGGCCGACGGCGAGGGCCGCGCAGAAGGAGAAGATCCACAGCAGGGGCACGTGGGACGCGTCCATGCCGAGGACGACCACGCAGGCGAAGAGGACCAGCGAGGAGCTGAGGAGCGTGATGCCCGCGGTCATCGTCATCTTCAGCAGGAGCGTCTGCGTCCGGTTGATCGGCACGGTGGGGCGGCGGGTGTGCCAGGGGCCGATCTCGTTGTCCGCGTAGCCGAGGGCGGTGTCGACGCCGTTGCTGATGACGTTGCCGCCCATGAACCCGGCCAGCACGAGCAGCAGGGTGTAGTAGAACGCCGTGAGGCCCAGACCGCTGTGGGTGCCGATGGGGTGGCCGACTTGGGTGACGACGTTGACCGGGTCGGCGAGCAGCAGCCTCACGGTGGGGCTCGACCGCGTGCCGGCCGAGGCGGTGAGCTGCCGGCCGAGGCTCCGGGACGCCTGGTGCGCCGCTTTCGTCGTGATCTGACTGGCGAGGGAGGAACCGAGGCTTCCCTTGCCCGGGTTGGTGAGCACGGTGATCGTCGGCTGTTCGGTGGCCCGTGACGTGGTGAGGGCGGTGACGGTGTTCGTGAATCCGGCCGGGACGACCAACGCGCCGTACACCTTGCCGGAGTCGAGCTGGTCCTGGGCCTGGGCGCGGGTGAGCGTGCGCCAATCGGCCTTGCCACCACCGGTGTCGGCGGCGATGGCCGTCGTGACCTGCGCGCCCAGGTTCTCCTTCTGCCCGGCCGGCGGCTTGCCGGTGTCGTCGTTGACCAGGGCGATCGGCAGGTCGTGCAGGTCCCAGTTGGGGTTGACGATCCCGCCCATGTACAGCAGGGACAGCAGCAGGGCGAGCAGCCCCGTCAGGACCGTGGGCACCAGCCACAACCGGGGGCGGCGCACCAGCGTCGCGGCGGTGGCCTGAGGGGCGGCGGGCTCGGCCATGGTTCTCCGTGGGTTCCGGGCGGTGCGGGGACCGCGCAGCGGGGTGGGACGGCCGACCGGGGGACGCCGTGCCGACCGTACGAGAGGCCAGGATGCGGCCCGCACGGGTGCCCGCCGGTGCACGCCTCGCGTTCCTCCCCCCGTTGCAGTACCGGCCCCCGGCCCCCGCCGCCGACCGGCACGGCCTAGGGTCGACGGATGTGTCCCGGCACAGGCCCTGACACTTGGTCCGACAGAAGAGGAACGCACATGGACGAGCGCTTCGACG
This region of Streptomyces sp. NBC_00513 genomic DNA includes:
- a CDS encoding PRC-barrel domain-containing protein, producing MSELWSYGPDSRYPVGAVLIGFKVEAADGHIGKVDSHTEDVGSSYIVVDTGPWIFGKEVLLPAGTIERVDMEGEKIRVSRTKEQIKNAPEYDKDKHRGDAAYRSRVADYYGRDQG
- the proP gene encoding glycine betaine/L-proline transporter ProP; translation: MTAPESQQVADPEAVKRHPVLFRAVRQRRNPRLRRTDITVTDEQAVKRAVKAASLGNAMEWFDFGIYSYLAVTLGHVFFPSGSDTTQLLSSFATFAVAFLVRPLGGMFFGPMGDRLGRKKVLALTMIMMAVGTFAIGLIPSHDTIGVWAPVLLIVFRMLQGFSTGGEYGGASTFIAEYAPDKRRGFFGSFLEFGTLAGYVGAAGLVTALYAVLDDPQMEAWGWRIPFLVAGPLGLVGLYLRLRLDETPAFQKLEGGKAHATEAADRVETTTKGDLAKIFRQYWPTLILCVCLVGAYNITDYMLLSYMPTYLSDELGYSETHGLLILLGVMVFLMLLISQVGKLSDRFGRKPLLMAGMVGFFVLSLPSFLLIRQGGIPAITLGMLMLGLSLVCLLGTMSAALPALFPTQVRYGSLSVGYNLSASIFGGTTPLVITALISWSGTNLMPAYYAMAAALVGIIAVACMKETAQKPLDGSPPSVETPEEAAELCAAQSPDPKF
- a CDS encoding FMN-binding glutamate synthase family protein, which codes for MLKILPVALLATFAAGACVAAVLVSPWWWAAAVPLLPLVAVAVHDLAQRRHSLLRNHPLLGHLRYALEALRPELQQYFIERNFDGRPFDRDTRSIVYERAKGTDAEEPFGTERDLYRSGSEYLTPSMAPRPVRTDTPRVRIGGPDCTRPYDMALLNVSAMSFGSLSANAVLALNTGARHGGFAHDTGEGGLSEYHLRPGGDLVWEIGTGYFGCRTDDGHFDERQFAEKAAYENVKCLSLKISQGAKPGIGGVLPGAKVNAEIAKVRGVPEGETVISPPFHRVYSTPRELVRFLARMRELAGGKPVGFKLCVGSRREFLAVCKAMLEEDTTPDFIVVDGAEGGTGAAPLEFADHMGLPLGEGLMTVHNALVGVGLRDRIRIGAAGKVATGSDLVKRLLQGADYTNAARAMMFAIGCIQAQRCHTNTCPVGVATQDERRARAVDVGDKSRRVERYQEATVKSALQIMAAMGVDEPSGLRPHQLLQRVDPHTVRSYAELHEWLTPGQLLASAPESWASDWRAADADRFTH
- a CDS encoding DUF5709 domain-containing protein; translated protein: MSESDARGDDVYQPQPDDERSEEPDMDHSVGELDTDARLDQGYSPPERPYASDRHATTGEEQQQGESLDERLAREVPDVRPPAGDGIGDLDGGEGEPVDPQAGDARAGRLAPATDSPRENNVLAHDVGVDAGAASAEEAAVHVIEDPEEEPR
- a CDS encoding PRC and DUF2382 domain-containing protein produces the protein MSAGNGFLSTEQLLTLTAYDADGEKIGSIGQVYRDDATGRPEWVTVKTGWFGMKESFVPLAGARSDGEGLHVPHAKDVVKDAPRVDADQHLDSDEEHRLYRHYGLSPAAAASHGDGKAKGKGNGKAHRTSVDAPGIATGTYVDDRDEGRGGDEELIRSEERLRVGTTNEEVGRARLKKVVVTENVATTVPVSHEEVRVVREPVRGGERVRGGAIGEAETEVTLHAERAVTRKETVPVERVRLETERVTEQQEVSGTVRKEQVRYEQGRDTSRRGEGGKGPRR
- a CDS encoding thiamine pyrophosphate-dependent enzyme gives rise to the protein MARTVAHVIVDALKDLGVRHVFGVVGDALNPLTDAIRTTDDLSWVGCRHEEAAAFAAGAQSQLSGTLGVCMGTVGPGSVHLLNGLYDAAKSHAPVLAICGQVPLAEIGSDYFQEVDNDLLFRDVAVYRATVTSPDQMPRMLESAVRAAISQGGVAVLTVPGDLGDRELTEDRPTRFALDRAVTRPDDPALAEAAELLNAASRVTLLVGRGARDARTEVLGAAELLSAPMVLTLKAKEGFEDDNAYQVGQTGLIGNPAASHALDRGDALLMLGTDFPYRDWYPKDCKVVQIDTREEHLGRRVPVDVGLAGDVGATLRALLPLLNRVPDRTHLDDARDRFTRWEEGQQRLADPAHEHRWTGKLRAALDNRDHEIRPEALAAAVDRYADEDAVFTSDTGMATVWLSRFVTMRGDRRLIGSYNLGSMANAMPQALGAQLWAPDRQIVAFCGDGGLSMLLGDLMTIKTYRLPVKLVVFDNRRLGMVKLEQEQAGLPEFGTELDNPDFAAVATALGLTGIRVTDPDDLHDSVRRAFETPGPVLLDVLTNPEEVAVPGKPTVSQGWGYAIAKVKEILPSRES
- a CDS encoding aromatic acid exporter family protein, giving the protein MPEWDELPGAVRATCKEVAGRVRRGVLHQGSERDVLVLGAKTVVAAMGAWMLARHFLPSAVATFAPFTALVALQTTVYRSVRHCAQYLIAMTVGAALAASLAAAVGIHGWTFGVLTLAALALGRVRRLGEQGTQVAIVGFFAFSSGQGRIDYIGHLVASVVIGALCGLTAHLVLAPARHTRHRQEAVADLYEGVRRRVNVLADTIEAENADAARVEQLRHDWRRLSADADRIRHAIDAETENGRLNPRRSIAGAAEALPRAQEAVDVAQRGLDHVRSISRSLHYALDNGELDAVPASFRTAYASLLRTAADALEHIGRTVRTEPRLLGEILDRTTAEFDHAQKEALNAPDAHPAVFTLQGTLLTDAGRLFAELRRGHRVLDPTA